A portion of the Chryseobacterium tructae genome contains these proteins:
- a CDS encoding DUF937 domain-containing protein: MSLNVIDLIKGQLGPALVSQAASQFGESESGISKAIGGLLPAVVGGLANNADNPGVVDAITKPLQVVFWEIY, translated from the coding sequence ATGTCTTTAAATGTCATTGATTTAATTAAAGGACAATTAGGTCCTGCTTTGGTTTCACAGGCTGCTTCACAGTTTGGAGAAAGCGAATCAGGAATTTCTAAAGCAATTGGTGGTTTATTACCTGCTGTAGTAGGTGGATTAGCCAATAACGCAGACAACCCTGGCGTTGTGGATGCTATTACAAAGCCTCTTCAAGTGGTATTTTGGGAAATCTATTAG